A stretch of DNA from Pygocentrus nattereri isolate fPygNat1 chromosome 14, fPygNat1.pri, whole genome shotgun sequence:
CTCTAACACTAACATCTCATATACATATTGTTAATGTTAACTTCAGCAACTAGTTGCTATGATTTGTTATGGTGATTTTCTCACTTTACGAGCAGCGTTTGAAAGAATCGTTAGTACCAACTCACCTGAAAAACGGGTTCTTCAGATCCAGCAGGTTGCTGGACTTGGAgcctgtctgatccacttgagCAACAATGCTAATGTCATAGCTTTGCCTAAAGGAAACACACCATGCAAAAAGCAGACTCGTTAAATCAACAGTTTGGTGAAAAGTCAAATTTACCCCGTATCAAATATTGAACTACTGCATAGAACACACATAAATCGATGACTTACATCAAACCATTTGcactttgatgtttattaaaatgcatttttatgagaAAAGGCTCTGTTTTGTGAAACTTTAAGTTCCATATATGTTTGGGGAAGTAAAAGCCCACCTCTTGTTAGCGATGAGGAGAGCTGTGCCTGACATTGTGTCTCCAGCCTTGGCAAAGAGCGGTGACTGTAGCAGACAGCGAACCTGATACCAATGAGTGAGGGGCTCTGTAGGTGCTGTGGAGAGCCACACCGTCATCCTGTCCAGAGagtgaaaatgtgtggaaaaaaTTGGAgacataaagaaaaagaaagtgtgtTGCTGGAATTGTGACAGACATCTATCACATgacaaaaacttttttaaagaaaatgtatacTGTAGAGTCATAACAGTTAGTCTATTATCAGTCAAAGACACATGCTGTGACCACTAAAGTGCTCTAAAGATGTGATCCTCCTGCCAGCTGGCAACACAACACAACCTTTACTCTGATGTGCTGTCACACATTGTTAGaaggggcttttattttgacacactGCAGAGCTTTGTAGAGCAATACATCATGTATTtcacatttgcaaaaaatgcTCATTTCACCTCCTTAAACAAAAATCTGCATGTAATGTGATCATTGATTATAAGCTGTATCTTGAACATGGAGTGAGAATTTCAAGTGAATCATGTTTTGGAATAAGATTTCTATTTTAGAAACAGCACTGACAGTGGATCAGTCACGTCTAGCAGATACCGTTTACCAAGTTTAGTATGCCGTGCTGATCCAGCGTACCAAATCAGTGCGACATTAGTTCATAAGGAAAACGAGCCTCTGTATATAACTTATTCACTTTGGAAGtccttataaataaaatatatgatcaacaaatgaaatactgtgtacatttttctcctAATGTTATGACTGATAAGGGGGTGCTGTTAAAGGTCCCATGCCCACACTACTCAACAAAATCTAATCAACATTCTCTGTGGCGATCGAATATCAAATTCAAAGAGCTTTTTTAAGGTCTCTGTTCTTTAACCGCAACACTTGGCGCATTCGAATCAGCCTCAGCTGACCTCAAgggaaaatcaaaacaaaaacaagctctGAAATggtacattacattataaatatgATGTTCTGAGTGCACTTACACAGATCCCATGAACGCCACGTCAAACCAGAAGGCCAAGCCATGCACCAGCCCTGAGTGCATCATGTGAAACTTGAATGGGATCTCTATcctgagagagaagaaacaaaaacaaaaaaccactAAATTCTGGAGCTTATTCAATTCAGTCTGGGAAACTGAAAGGCATGCTTGCTTAGTATTGATAAACAAGAGTTTATCTGATAAATCCAACATCAAAACTTATGAGTAGGGAACAAGTTGACAACCCATGTGGTCGAGTGGCATTTACCTCTGAAAACATTTGTGACTTAATTAgaaacatttcaacaaaaataatatacagGAATAAACGCTGCAGAATTATTTACTTCACTCACTTATCATCCAAACTGTTTATCAATCTGTGTCATGGGGAGTTAATAACTACATACAAATCACATTCAAAAATGATACGCTCTTCCtattaacttgttttttttaaaaactgttgcttaggtcaaaaaaaaaaaaaaacaaaaaccaaaaaaaaaccaatgTGTATGAAATCTGGCCCCACATCTATAAATTCAggtcatacatttttttttttcactcattaTGTGTGTTGTACATGTGCCATAACAGCAAACCCTGATGTAATTTGTAGACCGTCCCTCGTCCCTAATCTCTCAAAGTGGCTCACAGAAATGAGAACTGATTTTCTTGGCTGTTGTCAGGTACAGTTTACACTTATTACAGTTAAAAGCAATTATACAAAGAAATACGAATATGTGAAAATGACCATGACCACTCATgaaacatggttctttacatgCATCACTTGCTAAAGTTGACTAAATAATGACCATGATCTGCTGGTGGGCTTGGTTACGCTCAGATAGAGAAGTGCTCCAACAGATCTTTAACCCCCCCCGCTGTGAATCCTTCTAACAAATTAAACCACGAAAATCACAACCTAATAACTAAAAGGTCTTCAGAAAAACCAAGCCCAGTGAtttgagtgtgggtgtgtccactcaacccccccccccaaaaccaCACCCCCTTACCTTGATAGGGCATActcaaaaatacttttttgaatAGTCCACTAAAACAGTTAAACCCTTAACAAATGTGCTCACTCACTTATAAAGGTCTTCCTCTTTAGCTTCTAAAAAGTTGACTGTGTATTTCACGGATTTGGCCATTAGGATTCGGATGTCGAACGTGTCCTGAAAGAAACATAAAGGATAAAACGGTCAATCAAGAAAGCTCCAAATCTTCAACCTTCAGTAAAACATCAATGAATAACGGGGACACAGTTGAAATGTGTAAGGCCTCCTGTCAAGCACTGAGCCACTGAAAATGTGAAGTCAGGCTCAGCTCTCGCTCAGAGGGTCTCTGCACTGCCTGTACCTGAATGCTGAGGAGTCGCCAGAACAGCGGCACCTACAGCCAGGCCAGTGCAGCTGCAGCTCACTGTTCCAGCAGAGTAACACCGCCTCAGGCACTAACACACGCCTGCAGAGCTGACTACTGCTGAAtcaaaacacactttaattTCTATAACTGTTCTTGTTTGCTATAACACTACAGGAACATTTTCTGGTAGGTTCAGCATTAGACGTTTAGAGGTAGTGAGTTTTACCTTGCTAATGCCTAAAAGGAGAACTGAACTGATTTTGCAtaatttcagtttaagatttaaacaaaatcattcagagtggtttgatttgaaattcaTTTGTtcgctgtagagaaacttaccaacttcTTTATCGTTGCACTGGTGAAAGGAAACAGGGGTACCAATGTCTATGGTTATTGCATTTACTATCCAATACCACCAATGAATGTGTCGGAGTTTGTATTTGTAAtgctgatggtaaaatagtctgaaaaaataagttaacctgaagaaataaatgtttttgccttacaatatattggtgtgtatatgtattgcacacacacacacacacacacacacacaaacacacgacACTAGCGCAACATGCcataacactgatgtagtggtggtgtgttggtgtgtgttgatctggtgcgagtggatcagacacagcagtactactggagtttttaaacacctcagtgctggactgagaatagaccaccgaccaaaatatccagccagcagcgtcctgtgaccactgacaaAGCACTAGAagatgatcaacacaaactgcagcagcagatgagctgtcgcctctgactttacatctacaaggtggactgacaaggtaggagtgtctaacagagcggaggccaaaagcttctcaaaaGCATCATAGAACTGCCACAGATATCAGGCAGTGGAATACATTCTATACTTTCTATGATAACTTTCTGGTGATTGTAACTTCCTCTGAGGGAGATTTAGAGGCACAAAACTTATAAAAGTTTGTTTTATATACCTGGCCCTACCTATCAGTACTAGGTGCAGCAGTTCATGCAGCAAATTTGCATCACTAAGCATTTTTTCAACCCTAGTTTTATCAAATGGTTCTATTATGTGTGACAGATATTCCTTATAAAATCACTTGTTCTCAAACATCAACAGCAGCAATCTGGCCTCTCTTTCCTCCCCAGTGCACATCCTACAGCACTGCACAGAACAAGCCTCATGCCCACACGCACTCTATTTAAACTCAGCCTCCACAGCCGGCCATTAAAACAGTGACTACatctgaaatttacacacaaagggTAGCATACGCAGGACATTTATTAGACTGAGACGGCACTGGGCAAACAGAATGACAGAGGAATTTAGCATGTAATCCAGTAGAACGTGTCTTGAAACCAAAGAGAATCTGAAATATGTTCAGTAATGAGACGAccaaaaatttttattttttacacaagaCGGTGGTTAAGCAGACACCAGTTTCCCTGCTCTCTTGTACTGCTCATCACTGATGTGTTCAAACATCACCAGCCAACtacagggttgccagattgggcagGATAAGCGAGATTAGCATTTAATGCTATCTGCATTGCTTATAAATAACATTACCTAATAATTTGTtagttttcattaaaacattttttagaaTAGTACAAAAATGCAAATTAGTCATTACTTTAAGtaaaaattgttttgtttttccccactcaatcattaaaataaaacatgttgaGATTTTTATTCTTGTAGAATAAATATTTAAGACAATAGTTGACCGATTTTTGGAAAATTTACATACATGACAGTTGCAGCTACTGGCCATTCATGCTGAGATGATGTGAACTCATCCTGTTTTATTGGACTTTAATGGCAAAGGTGAATGTGTGCGTCCCCACATTATCAGTAAAGGTAAATCAGCAATTATCAGTAAAGGTAAATCAGCAATGTACTGGGCTTTGAGGATGAAAACACCATTTCTTCACTTACCACTATGGGCTGTCTGAAGTACTCGTCTACAGCAGCTCCCCTCAGTGCAGACAGATCCACCCCGTGGAAAGATGGCTGatacctgacacacacacacacacacacacacacacacacacacacagtggaagACATTATAATGAGCATGTTTGACTGACATCCCTCTCTCCTATTCCTATTCTTCTACACAGCTGATTGTTGTTAATGTGTCGATTAACTAAAAACATTATCTTTTTATGTGGAGACAAATGAGGTAGCTTGACAGCCTATTGGGTTcttttgcttggttgttagctttggCTCTCTAATTCTCTCCGACTCGAACAGAAACTGTGAGGGAACAGTTCTGTTGAAGCTGTGTGGGCAGGACCACCTCTATTAGTCTTGGGATAGGTGAAAGTAAAGATTAATAGGACACACTTTTTTACAAATTGAGCGTCAACAACAGCAGGATTTACCTAActaggagagaaaaaaacaaaacaagacaaaacaaaaagccCCAGGGAACCCAAGTTAAGTGTTCTCTTGTCCAACAGAAcgttctctcattctttctcctcTAGGGGTGGAAAAGGTGCAATTCTGCCCTGATTTCTTGAACGCTACAATAGATTACAACTAATTATAATAACTTCAAGAAGTACTCTACTATTTGGCTAAAATAGAGTTAACGTTATTTTCaaacatgtatacatttttcagtgctAAAATAATCCAAGCTAACTGCAGTAAACTAAAATCTACACTTCTATTCTCCGCTCGAAGATTCTCACCAGAAGTTGGCCTTGGTGAACTGCTCCATGTAGAGCTGCTCGTCTGTGAAAGGGGCGAGATGGACGTCGGCAATGGTGGGAAACATTTTACCTGTGCAGAGCGGAAAAAAATATCGGCAAATTATTACAACGCTGCAAAACACATACTACATATGTTAACTCACATCTCTACCACTAACCATTAGGCTTGAGGAACTTCTTGGCGTGCAGGTAGCTCTCCAGCATCCTCTCATTAAACAGCATGTAGCCCATCGGCTCAGAGATGATAATGTCCACCTGCTCAGGTAAGGTCACCTCCTCCACTTTCCCTGGGATTACTATCACACGCTCTGTCAGTCTGTTACTGTTCACCAGCACCTATGCAGGAGCACACAGACAGTAATGATatacttttattaaaatatgaagCAGCTGAACTTAATCAGGGGAGGGAACAGTCAACATGATGCAACATCACAATGTTATATCATAATACAATGTCATGACGACTAATATTTGAAAACGTGTGATATACTAAGCACTGTGCTATGGAATATTAGTGTCACAATTTATTCCTTTTCAGTGTAAATTACTTGGCCAAAAGAAAATTGATGAAATTTACAATTTGCTTTCATGCGCAAAACAGAACTGTCAAGCAGACAAATCACTCAAGCTGCTTTTACATGCACAATAAATAAAGACTTTTAAAATAGGTTTCACCCATACATACTTAAATGCTTTTATCTTGGGAAGCATCAATACAGGAATTATGAGCTGGTGCTGACacctgatatttttcatgtacatactTGCTAACGCATTTACAAAATGTATCTACCTgcactgaaaaaacaaacaaaaaactgataTTTTATCAAATTGGCTAAAAattctgttcttccagaagacagtaaatgttgaaaaaaatctgtttgaaaaatctgtgaacgTCTCTCTGAtggcaaaattttaaaaaagaaaatctgtaaATGCTAACACATCTCCGATGCGGTCACATCCCCCTACTTTAGCCAGATCATTTTACAATAGCAAGTGACTGTAACAGTTAAGGTCTCACCCAGTTACTCAAACTGGTGTACGGTGGAAGTATTTATTTTGAATTCCAGTGCATGATAAGAGCATCACACTACACAGGCTAACAGTTCCTATCTATCAATCAACTTCATTCACCAGAACCCTTTATCTCAACAGGAAGACACTGTAATATCTCGATAATCAGGACAAAAAGTGCATTTTGGTAATGTATGTGTTTAACAATGcccttaaacaataaaaatatttataatattacaataaGAAGACTTGAGCGATTACATATTGATCCTATGATTAAAAATATTATACAGTACCAATATCCCCCCTACCTCGTCATATTGTGTGATTGGATAAATATCCCCCCGCCCCATTATAGAAATGATGTTTTTCACCAAAGAAAAATGTGCGACGAGTCGTACCTCTGCATGCTGAGCCATAGTGCTCGCCTCCACAGCATAAACTTTATGTGCGCCAGCCTGAGCTGCGAAAAAGGAGAGAATTCCCGAGCCACAGCCTACATCCAGCACAACCTACAGGCAGACAAGGGGGTTTTGAAGGGAAGACAATGAAtcagtaactaaataaatgaatgaataaataaataaactgtcaCCTGATCTGAAACTACCACACATCCAACATTAAGGATGTAAAGActtaaaaaacagtaaaacgtGAAACAGCAAATGGAGATGTTAAACTGACACTGATGAGCCCCGCACTCTCTTCTGAGGGTCTCACTTGACTCCCTTTCATAAAATCTAGGTATCTGGGGAGCCTATGAAAGTAAAGTGGGCGAGAAGGAGCAGGGCTTATTACATGGACTACAcacgaaagaaaaaaaaacaaaacaaaaaaaaaaacagcatcattTTAAATATCTTGGATAAAGTCTCCAAAAATAGAAGTGTCTGATGTTCAATTGAAGTCAGTAGGTGTTTGATGTTTCTCTTGCATTGCATCATACCTGGAAGTGATGTATGCAAGGGTGAACTAATTAAACCAGTACAGAAAATATAGTGCATGAAACTGCTAACATCAAATTTTATAGTGATTACACCCCCCGCATTTTTCATGGTATCTGGTGTATTTATATGATCCAAACCAATCTGTGCAGTGCAGAATTAGAGCTCAGAATCAAAACAAGatattttaaatcaaatcaaatattgaGCTCAATCAAAACATCAAATTCAACCTGGAAATATACACTGATACATTCCCGAAATGGTGAACAAAAAAAAGCCTCTTGGTATTTACctcatattttaaataaataagaaataagtaaataaataaggatGTCACTAGCTGAAATATAAAAAGGCAGCTATTCAGTATTATAGCTTTTCAGAATCAGCATCAGGATAAACACAAGCTTTTTGAAGAGACACAAACGACATTGCCTGGGTGCTGAAGGAGAAATCAACACAACTCAATCCAACCTATCTATCATTAAACCGTATACTCAGCAGAGCTGAGGCTGCAACTCAGCAGGAGTGAAAAGACGAGCTGTGATATCATGAAGAGCACATACAGTACAGGTCAACAGTATGAAAGCAAGCTGTAATTTTGCAACAGTATTTTTCAACTGACCAGAATATTCCAGTGGTGTATTGGTGCTGTATTTTAAGTCACACCAGCTTTTCGTCAGTGAAAAAAGGGCATTCATTTCAGTGGTCATTGTGAGCGGTTTCGCACTGTGGACTTGCACAAAGAACAAACATCACATCAAGTTAAAATTTGGTGAACTTTGATAAGTGAATTTGCTTCCTCAATCAGCAGCGCTACTGCTTATAGTATTTCTTCCTCACTACTCATAAACAAATCCACAGACTGAGAGACTGAATAATATGCATTATGTTAGGAAACTATCTGCAGGTAgaaatatatatacttttaaatGCGTAACAAGTAATCCAGCTTGCTAACTGCTAGGAAGCCTCTTTGGTGAAGTACTGCAGCCGAAAAATTCACACTACAACCACACCAGATATCTACAACTCTGTGCACTATGCTCTCACACGTATATCTGTATATAGctgcagaacaaaacctcgcgaAATGATAACGTTACAGGAGAAACAAGAACATTTTCGCatgtaatggaagttaatataAAAAGCCAGTATTTTTTCAGTATAAGTTTGGATTTTTATTGGTATGTTAAACACGAAATTTTAACATAAGTGAATACACTGGAAAGAAACTGCTTGTGCGCATCAGCACTGATATTATCGGGTATACCTGTGCAAACTTCTTGTGATTTTACTGTTTAGGGTATACCACTacaccaaaatgtttttttttttttttaatatttactcTGGTGTATTCCTACAccgtgaaaagtttgtatttgtaccttttcataacccattttaaaacagaaaaataaaacaaaaagcccggagacgagacggggtgtggagtcaatacaactcgGAAAATATAATTCCAATTTACAGTCATGTTCCCTGACCagaggtactgagatgtacccttgagagaaccaccccagtgacgagaggggcactgccccagtgacactTTACTACAATTACTTCTGGGAGTGTAGAGAAAAGCTTCCTTTGCGCTCTTTGGTGATAACAGTATCTCGAACTGATCAGCTTTAAATACTTCCACATGCCTAACATAACACAACAGATTGAGTTGAGGAGCACATGAATAGGGGAATCAGATGGATCTGATTAGAGGAGCAATAAACCTGCAGGAGAATCAGCAGGAGCTCAATTCACTAACAATCACTGCACACGTTCAGGCACAAACCCGTCTCTTCTGAATTCAACACATTTAACACGCTTTGAATCTAATAACCAAAAACATGGAAGGATAAACATTCGATCACGTGATACCTTATTCAAATACCTGAATAAGTGAACAGATGTTATGATGAGATTTAAAAtccatatatttaaataacctCCCCTGTCCACCAGGTCCATTTCAGACCAGGGGGAAACTCTGcctttacattattttcagATTCAGTTTTGCTTCCATACTTCCGTCTCGCAGCGTTAGAAGAAGTTGGGTCAGTACCTTGTCCTTGAAGTCAGTGTGGTTCTGTAGAATGGCTCGTTGATAGGTTCCAGTTCGAACGTAATCCTGCATCATGTTCTGCTGCTGAGAGAGGTAGCCATAGAACTGTAGAGCCCAAAaatgaagaaaggaaaagagaacagAATTTGAGCACGGATTAAAATCTACATTCTCAGTGAAGTGCTAGTGGCCAGTGACCTGAAGAACCTAATGTATATACCCATTTACATGCATGTTCTTAACCACTAAGAGCTTTTTTACATACACCCTTAataaagatggctcttcaagggttctttagtaaaggaaatggttctatatggaaccatgaacactcaaagaatcctttgcatgtTTAATGGGTTCGTGGCAtcctgaaaaggttcttcagtttgacagaaaatgcgctatagatggttctatatagaacctttttggaaagggttcttattattattatatagaaccattttcaaaaaagttctgcatagaaacatctacagcacattttccatcgatctgaagaacactttcaacTCTAAAGTACTCTTAACATGCCATGGGTTCTCTgatgttcttggttctatacagaacctttttttttttttttaaactaaagaacctttgaagaaccatcatttttaagagtagtTTTTAAAATCCAAAGTAGTTCAGGATCTGTGAAAGGCTCTGcaaagttattgttattgaatcggcctaattttttaaaaatatgcttgaTTAATCAACTTaaatcaatatattaatttactAACAGGGATGgacatttcagtcaaatttaaCTAAGATTTTCAGGgcattattcaaaaatatttcTAAACTCATCTCATGGTTCTTAAACATGACCTTTCATTTCTGATATTTTCGAACAAGTTCAGTTTTTCCGACCCAAAAAGTTCCCGAGTCCTGTAGTGTGCTGTATCTGAACAAGTGATTCAGGGAACCATCAAAGACAGAACAAGGCAAGTGGAGAAACAAAGGTAATGAGAGACCACAGACTGCAGAGACAGAGGAGCTGCTTATTAAGTTCAGGCAAATAATCTCTCTCTTCACAGTTTCAGGTCAGCAGCCAGTTCGTAGTTACAATTCTGTCAAGCTCCATCAGCATTTATTCAGCGTCCTTCAACAAACGTATTGTGTGTTGTACCTACTTTCTGCTACACCTAGTGTGTAGGACCTCATGGCAAAATAAGAGTCTGTTAAAGACCTAATTCTGTTAAGTGAGCAGTGTTCTCCGCTTTCAAAACCTGCTAGTTGTGTAATAGCTTAAATATATTATGTCTGCTTTTATCTGCCTTTTCAGTAACAATTTCTTTACAGGTACAcattcagacccacagtgttgagttgtcttctcacaatggaagaatggaccaaaaaaacaacaacaaacaaacaaataaacaaacaaaaaaacaacttgtgggttttttcagatctgaagcaaaagtgcttgactttctcctctctctctcaatgatgaaagtttttaacactgtttagctaacagggacagttttggtggtctaccaggtccttCGATGGTAGTTATGAGCCCCATTTATAATCTGATaatttttttaactccagttttagaaaccCATTTgatttcctttgactttctatatgcaagtggattatcttgtatTTATTCTCCAattaaatatttcctgaaatgtctgaaaaacaaataactgaaAACCAAATGAAGTGTTGAACATTTACCATCACAACTTGGAGATAGCAATGACAAATCCATTGAATCACTTAAATCACAAGGAGGCTGTGTATGTTTGTGGAACCAGATGGACACACCTGAAAGTACTGAACGGCCGACGACTCCTCCGTCCTCTCGCTGAAGACCGAGCATTCGTTGAGGTGTCCGCGACAGTTCTTCAGAAGGTTATAAAATGATGAGAAATCTGCAATGTACCAAAACAACATCAGGCAGCAGGTCAGCTGGTTATTCTTAGTATAAAAGTTTTGTACGTGGTGTTTTGGTTATATGGGTCAGAATTATGGTTTTCATGATCCCATACAAACGTacaaacattatatatacatatatgtatagcTCTCCAGGACACCAGGCAGTGCTGGCGACGCTGGCGGCTCTAGAGTGTCTTATGGGACACGAGGAGGTGCTATCGACGTGGGCGGTGCTGGGGTGCTCTCTGGGACACCTTCAGGACATCGGGCAGTGCCCAGGCATCGGGCTGTAGCAGCCACTTTGGCCAAGGGAAGACCTCCTCCTCTCCAGGCCCACCTCACCACCTGGCCACGGTGAGAAACGACAGGGCTCAGGAACATGCTGTGAGGGGGTGGGACTCCGACCACCCCGGCTCGTGCAGCAGAACAAAGAACGGGGTGTATCCAAACTAGCGTGGGGGGGTAGAGGGCTTCCACTGTGCTGTGCCGCTCGTCCTCCAGTGGGAGAAGTGGCAGGTCCACGAAGGTCGGGAGGATGTGAACAGGCTGCGACACAGAAATGTCGACCTCTTCAGGCCCAAAGTCCCACTCCACACTGTCGTCGTCCTAGTCCTCGAGgagcacacagcagcagcaaagcTGCTCCTTCCCACTGGTGCAGTCCTCAGCAAGGTGCTTCTTCCCGAAACACCATGTGCACCAACCCTTTCTCTCCATGGGTGTCGGGACCGGTAAGATCGCCCAGCTCACTCACTGCTCGTTGAACAAGCCAGCCAGCTGGCTGCTCCAGACCCAATAAAGGCAGTTCAGAGAGTCAATGGGGGTGTGGGTAGGTAGCTTGCTCTGCTGTCCTTGCTTTCTTCCctctctgcattttttttttttttggtaagcGAAACCAAACAAAATATAGCTAACGTCACTCACACAGGAGCTGCAGTGTGCCTCCGAGTCCTGCTTGGTGCTCAGTCACAAGACACGCCCAGAAAGGGGCGGTGCTATATATAGCGGTATGTAAGGtttaaatatattcataaaTAAAGGCACCAAAGCTAGTACACAACTGAATTAAAATCAGTGACAAGTTTTACAGTTAACTGTTATCTGCCATTATCTGAGTGTCCCTGGGAAGTGAAATCAGGATGGGGACGTGAGACTGGGCTTCACAATGCAAAATGATGCTGATGCAGCATTTTGT
This window harbors:
- the carm1 gene encoding histone-arginine methyltransferase CARM1 isoform X2 codes for the protein MAVSVFPGVRLLSIGDAKGDIQRHSEQQPLRLEVKTTQDAALLNLSNSEEASVFKCSVSRETECSRVGKQSFIITLGCNSVLLQFASPTDFSSFYNLLKNCRGHLNECSVFSERTEESSAVQYFQFYGYLSQQQNMMQDYVRTGTYQRAILQNHTDFKDKVVLDVGCGSGILSFFAAQAGAHKVYAVEASTMAQHAEVLVNSNRLTERVIVIPGKVEEVTLPEQVDIIISEPMGYMLFNERMLESYLHAKKFLKPNGKMFPTIADVHLAPFTDEQLYMEQFTKANFWYQPSFHGVDLSALRGAAVDEYFRQPIVDTFDIRILMAKSVKYTVNFLEAKEEDLYKIEIPFKFHMMHSGLVHGLAFWFDVAFMGSVMTVWLSTAPTEPLTHWYQVRCLLQSPLFAKAGDTMSGTALLIANKRQSYDISIVAQVDQTGSKSSNLLDLKNPFFRYTGTTPNPPPGSHYTSPSENMWNSGGAYSMSQGMAVSGMPAAYDLSTVIGGSGSTVSHNNLIPLVNTGIVNHTHSRMGSIMSTGIVQGAATGQQGSSSTYYPVTNQFTMGGPAISMASPMAIPSNTMHYGS
- the carm1 gene encoding histone-arginine methyltransferase CARM1 isoform X1, with translation MAVSVFPGVRLLSIGDAKGDIQRHSEQQPLRLEVKTTQDAALLNLSNSEEASVFKCSVSRETECSRVGKQSFIITLGCNSVLLQFASPTDFSSFYNLLKNCRGHLNECSVFSERTEESSAVQYFQFYGYLSQQQNMMQDYVRTGTYQRAILQNHTDFKDKVVLDVGCGSGILSFFAAQAGAHKVYAVEASTMAQHAEVLVNSNRLTERVIVIPGKVEEVTLPEQVDIIISEPMGYMLFNERMLESYLHAKKFLKPNGKMFPTIADVHLAPFTDEQLYMEQFTKANFWYQPSFHGVDLSALRGAAVDEYFRQPIVDTFDIRILMAKSVKYTVNFLEAKEEDLYKIEIPFKFHMMHSGLVHGLAFWFDVAFMGSVMTVWLSTAPTEPLTHWYQVRCLLQSPLFAKAGDTMSGTALLIANKRQSYDISIVAQVDQTGSKSSNLLDLKNPFFRYTGTTPNPPPGSHYTSPSENMWNSGGAYSMSQGMAVSGMPAAYDLSTVIGGSGSTVSHNNLIPLGTDTHALNTGIVNHTHSRMGSIMSTGIVQGAATGQQGSSSTYYPVTNQFTMGGPAISMASPMAIPSNTMHYGS
- the carm1 gene encoding histone-arginine methyltransferase CARM1 isoform X6 → MAVSVFPGVRLLSIGDAKGDIQRHSEQQPLRLEVKTTQDAALLNLSNSEEASVFKCSVSRETECSRVGKQSFIITLGCNSVLLQFASPTDFSSFYNLLKNCRGHLNECSVFSERTEESSAVQYFQFYGYLSQQQNMMQDYVRTGTYQRAILQNHTDFKDKVVLDVGCGSGILSFFAAQAGAHKVYAVEASTMAQHAEVLVNSNRLTERVIVIPGKVEEVTLPEQVDIIISEPMGYMLFNERMLESYLHAKKFLKPNGKMFPTIADVHLAPFTDEQLYMEQFTKANFWYQPSFHGVDLSALRGAAVDEYFRQPIVDTFDIRILMAKSVKYTVNFLEAKEEDLYKIEIPFKFHMMHSGLVHGLAFWFDVAFMGSVMTVWLSTAPTEPLTHWYQVRCLLQSPLFAKAGDTMSGTALLIANKRQSYDISIVAQVDQTGSKSSNLLDLKNPFFRYTGTTPNPPPGSHYTSPSENMWNSGGAYSMSQGMAVSGMPAAYDLSTVIGGSGSTVSHNNLIPLVNTGIVNHTHSRMGSIMSTGIVQGSRNTQLD
- the carm1 gene encoding histone-arginine methyltransferase CARM1 isoform X5, with translation MAVSVFPGVRLLSIGDAKGDIQRHSEQQPLRLEVKTTQDAALLNLSNSEEASVFKCSVSRETECSRVGKQSFIITLGCNSVLLQFASPTDFSSFYNLLKNCRGHLNECSVFSERTEESSAVQYFQFYGYLSQQQNMMQDYVRTGTYQRAILQNHTDFKDKVVLDVGCGSGILSFFAAQAGAHKVYAVEASTMAQHAEVLVNSNRLTERVIVIPGKVEEVTLPEQVDIIISEPMGYMLFNERMLESYLHAKKFLKPNGKMFPTIADVHLAPFTDEQLYMEQFTKANFWYQPSFHGVDLSALRGAAVDEYFRQPIVDTFDIRILMAKSVKYTVNFLEAKEEDLYKIEIPFKFHMMHSGLVHGLAFWFDVAFMGSVMTVWLSTAPTEPLTHWYQVRCLLQSPLFAKAGDTMSGTALLIANKRQSYDISIVAQVDQTGSKSSNLLDLKNPFFRYTGTTPNPPPGSHYTSPSENMWNSGGAYSMSQGMAVSGMPAAYDLSTVIGGSGSTVSHNNLIPLVNTGIVNHTHSRMGSIMSTGIVQAGSRNTQLD